A genomic stretch from Rhodothermales bacterium includes:
- a CDS encoding helix-turn-helix transcriptional regulator — MGKTAVRNQIRKLRFEHGEMTQAELASRIGVTRQTVVAIEKEKYSPSLEVAFRIARVFGVPLESAFRYEAS; from the coding sequence ATGGGAAAGACCGCTGTACGAAATCAGATCCGAAAGCTCAGATTCGAGCACGGCGAAATGACGCAGGCGGAATTGGCGAGCAGAATCGGTGTTACGCGGCAGACGGTCGTCGCCATCGAGAAGGAGAAGTACTCGCCCTCGCTGGAAGTTGCGTTTCGAATCGCGCGGGTGTTCGGTGTGCCGCTCGAGAGCGCCTTTCGATACGAGGCAAGCTGA
- a CDS encoding copper-binding protein, with protein sequence MRLLFCSLLIIAGLTAGCTSDKDSSAASADSTSTATVEVATFEGLGLVMSVLPNRKYVVVDHEDMPGFMSAMKMPFALRDTSVATGVAAGDSVRFTVEVQGPNIHMIQISVLP encoded by the coding sequence ATGCGTCTGCTTTTCTGCTCGCTTCTGATCATTGCCGGACTTACAGCCGGCTGCACGTCCGACAAAGACTCATCCGCCGCTTCGGCCGATTCCACCTCGACCGCCACCGTTGAAGTGGCAACGTTCGAAGGTCTAGGGCTCGTCATGTCCGTGCTGCCGAATCGCAAGTACGTCGTGGTCGATCACGAAGATATGCCCGGGTTCATGTCCGCCATGAAGATGCCTTTCGCCCTGAGGGATACGTCGGTGGCAACGGGTGTCGCGGCCGGAGACTCGGTCCGTTTTACGGTCGAGGTGCAAGGACCGAACATTCACATGATTCAGATAAGCGTCTTGCCCTGA
- a CDS encoding terpene cyclase/mutase family protein has product MYPNKFERPFALVALVVLGLFVIVAGSRIVRALGTSAAPSSVEMQEDGVKPIPGYVRTGLDWLAAAQFQNGGWGAGSHSAQNVRDPHAVQVDPATTAFATMALMRSGSTLYSGAYQKNIRLALNNLLEIVEASPQNSGQITSISGTQPQVKLGHNIDVSMTAQLFARVLPTLKRTDRLKARVEKGLDKCLRKLEMAQQADGSWNEAGWAPVLQSAVANGALEMAASAGREVNQEALDRSRKYQKNNVDSESGDVKTDAAAGISLYSIASSQRASAPAARDAMERIKEAKKRGELEEDADVTVDNLRKAGFGEQRAEELFDSYRQNEATKKLLSDERVLSGFGNNGGEEFLSYMMASESLVVTGDNEWDKWHTRMNQLFARVQNQDGSWSGHHCITSPVFCTAAVILTMTADRDADFLRNKKKKG; this is encoded by the coding sequence ATGTATCCAAACAAATTCGAGAGGCCCTTCGCCCTTGTGGCGCTGGTTGTTCTCGGTCTTTTCGTCATCGTGGCGGGATCGAGGATTGTCAGAGCGTTGGGCACTTCAGCCGCACCTTCTTCGGTAGAGATGCAGGAGGACGGTGTGAAGCCGATACCCGGCTATGTTCGCACAGGACTTGACTGGCTGGCCGCAGCACAATTTCAGAACGGCGGCTGGGGGGCGGGTAGCCACTCGGCCCAGAATGTTCGAGACCCGCACGCGGTGCAAGTCGATCCTGCCACGACGGCATTCGCCACGATGGCCCTGATGCGTTCAGGCAGCACGTTGTACTCAGGCGCGTATCAGAAAAACATCCGGTTGGCGCTGAACAACTTGCTCGAGATCGTGGAGGCAAGCCCTCAGAACAGCGGACAGATTACCAGTATTTCCGGAACGCAGCCGCAGGTGAAACTGGGCCACAATATTGACGTGTCGATGACGGCTCAGCTGTTCGCACGGGTGTTGCCGACATTGAAGCGAACGGATCGGCTAAAGGCTCGCGTGGAGAAAGGCCTGGACAAGTGCCTCCGAAAACTGGAGATGGCTCAACAGGCCGATGGCAGCTGGAATGAGGCGGGCTGGGCGCCGGTGTTGCAGTCGGCCGTGGCGAATGGCGCGCTGGAGATGGCGGCTTCCGCCGGGCGTGAGGTCAACCAGGAGGCGCTGGACCGGTCCCGGAAATATCAAAAGAACAATGTTGACAGTGAATCCGGTGACGTGAAGACCGATGCGGCGGCGGGTATCTCGTTGTACTCTATAGCGAGCAGTCAGCGGGCGTCGGCTCCGGCGGCACGGGATGCGATGGAGCGAATCAAGGAAGCCAAGAAGCGGGGCGAGCTCGAGGAGGATGCGGATGTGACCGTCGACAATCTGCGGAAGGCAGGATTCGGCGAGCAACGAGCGGAAGAGCTTTTCGACTCCTATCGTCAGAATGAGGCGACGAAAAAGCTGCTGAGCGATGAGCGTGTTCTGTCCGGCTTCGGCAACAACGGAGGCGAGGAATTCCTGAGCTATATGATGGCCAGCGAATCACTGGTCGTTACGGGAGACAACGAGTGGGACAAATGGCACACTCGCATGAATCAGCTCTTCGCACGCGTCCAGAATCAGGACGGCAGCTGGAGCGGTCATCATTGCATCACGAGCCCGGTATTTTGCACCGCGGCGGTGATCCTGACGATGACGGCGGATCGAGATGCCGACTTTCTCCGCAACAAGAAGAAGAAGGGCTAA